A part of Penaeus chinensis breed Huanghai No. 1 chromosome 6, ASM1920278v2, whole genome shotgun sequence genomic DNA contains:
- the LOC125026281 gene encoding uncharacterized protein LOC125026281: MADAFGLLSSASEYGAYGAADGYGYESSIDCNSALGLIGLLGLIELLRDIIDDITTKRRRRSADDDGMFGFLLSSFGNALGGPPRLLQAMPTVVLPLVQSLVDVNDGLEEAPCLERAMCEANRALLQEASRGNRVDAAAGGLVASLLSQVLSKSFSDYNPEAYRQALRAAEAGRKEGADCARLFPGCAELSEGHSPMRDRNFTRVLRARAGEAS; this comes from the exons ATGGCAGACG CGTTCGGTTTACTCTCGTCCGCCAGTGAATATGGCGCTTACGGAGCTGCGGACGGATACGG gtACGAGAGCTCCATCGACTGCAATTCGGCGCTGGGTCTCATCGGGCTGCTGGGTCTGATCGAGCTGCTCAGG gaCATCATAGACGACATAACGACCAAGCGCCGGAGGAGATCAGCGGACGACGACGGCATGTTCGGTTTTTTGCTGAGTTCCTTCGGGAACGCCCTCGGAGGGCCCCCGCGCCTCCTGCAGGCGATGCCGACAGTCGTCCTGCCGCTCGTG CAAAGCCTGGTGGACGTGAACGACGGCCTGGAGGAGGCGCCCTGCCTGGAGCGCGCCATGTGCGAGGCGAACCGCGCTCTCCTGCAGGAGGCGTCGCGGGGCAACCGGGTGGACGCGGCCGCAGGAGGCCTGGTGGCGTCCCTGCTCAGCCAGGTCCTGAGCAAGTCCTTCAGCGATTACAACCCCGAGGCGTACAGGCAGGCGCTGAGGGCGgcggaggcggggaggaaggagggagcggacTGCGCCAGACTCTTCCCGGGATGCGCGGAGCTCAGCGAAGGACACAGCCCCATGCGGGACAGGAACTTCACGCGGGTCCTGCGCGCGAGGGCCGGGGAAGCGTCCTAG
- the LOC125026282 gene encoding uncharacterized protein LOC125026282 → METTSCSSCLTEGRTRSPRASRISSRRSCATCRRRPTRPTRRTLASSSLCAKPTPSSLIATAPSVVSWAPLCRTSRPGRSWVRIPLGTSWLSRRRSGGGRRRPRRRPSAPPASRFRIILF, encoded by the exons ATGGAGACGACATCCTGCAGTTCGTGTCTGACGGAGGGGCGGACGCGCTCGCCGAGGGCCTCCCGCATATCGTCGCGCCGCTCTTG CGCAACCTGTCGGAGGCGTCCCACGAGGCCCACGCGGAGGACTCTTGCATCCAGCAGCCTCTGTGCGAAGCCAACGCCGTCCTCACTCATCGCTACGGCGCCCTCGGTCGTGTCGTGGGCGCCTTTGTGTCGAACGTCGCGGCCAGGGCGTTCGTGGGTTCGGATCCCACTCGGTACCAGCTGGCTCTCGAGGCGTCGCAGCGGGGGCGGGcggaggaggccgaggaggaggccTTCTGCGCCGCCCGCTTCCC GTTTTAGAATAATTCTCTTCTGA
- the LOC125026283 gene encoding uncharacterized protein LOC125026283, with amino-acid sequence MLTEKHRKNRNKSSKVRRRHYSGSSSCVESKNYADKGKTITLLSPLQMAPNVSQDNINLFELATQELNDFESTAPFRMYAYTYSTSSVQGSVSGQAKPRSTDGTKDRNTMKRVYFSPPRGTQPSVYSTSLLHRPHMPRERKPTHFQPHSSTVTSRTLLALLLAWTAAGAEDAAAAAKAKAPAEELPKPEGWRAPQRLPPPGRSRFGGGPSYDLEKAYDSMSNNRAANRNGYSSSSSGSGSYSKNRGSSGGYSSGSSGGYSSGSNGGYSSGSSNERYSDDLYREAGYPEDERKLSCASGYVNASAVALLAFLFLLNIVQDVIQQITNGRRKRDVEEESDVFAFVHNGGLASLKEGLPEVVLPLMVDLMEATEAPHCLQRPLCDANAQLSLNYGVVGRMVASLLSNVMGKAFSWDDNKRFHLALEAAAVGRSEHTCAKFPSCSKAHKYSKDVNSGGGNDTQERGEDAGGLVGDALRDIHYNGVD; translated from the exons AGCCCCCTGCAGATGGCCCCCAATGTCAGTCAAGATAACATCAATCTGTTCGAATTAGCTACA CAGGAGTTAAACGACTTCGAATCGACAGCACCTTTCCGTATGTATGCCTACACG TATTCGACGTCGTCTGTGCAGGGCAGTGTGTCAGGCCAAGCTAAGCCACGCTCGACAGATGGCACTAAAGACCG GAACACAATGAAACGTGTTTACTTCTCTCCACCCCGAGGGACACAACCCAGCGTCTACTCCACCTCTCTGCTCCACCGACCACACATGCCCCGAGAACGCAAGCCGACACACTTCCAGCCACACTCAAGc aCTGTGACGTCACGAACCCTACTGGCCCTCCTGCTGGCGTGGACGGCGGCCGGGGCGGAggacgcggcggcggcggcgaaggcgaaggcgccGGCGGAGGAGCTGCCGAAGCCCGAGGGCTGGAGGGCGCCGCAGCGGCTGCCTCCCCCCGGCAGGTCGCGCTTCGGGGGCGGGCCTTCGTACGACCTGGAGAAGGCCTACGACTCCATGAGCAACAACCGGGCGG CCAACCGCAATGGGTACAGCAGCAGCAGTTCCGGCAGCGGCAGTTACAGCAAGAATCGAGGAAGCAGCGGGGGTtacagcagcggcagcagcggaGGTTACAGCAGCGGCAGCAACGGAGGGtacagcagcggcagcagcaacGAGAGATACAGTGATGACCTGTATCGTGAGGCTGGGTATCCGGAAGATGAGCGTAA GTTGTCCTGCGCGTCGGGCTACGTCAACGCCTCCGCCGTGGCGCTGCTGGCCTTCCTGTTCCTGCTCAACATCGTGCAG GACGTGATCCAGCAGATCACCAACGGACGAAGGAAGCGCGACGTCGAGGAGGAGAGCGACGTCTTCGCCTTCGTGCACAACGGGGGCCTCGCATCGCTGAAGGAGGGGCTGCCGGAGGTCGTCCTTCCTCTCATG GTGGATCTGATGGAGGCCACGGAGGCCCCCCACTGCCTCCAGAGGCCGCTGTGCGACGCCAACGCCCAGCTCTCCCTCAACTACGGCGTCGTCGGCCGCATGGTGGCCTCCCTGCTGTCCAACGTCATGGGCAAGGCCTTCTCGTGGGACGACAACAAGCGCTTCCACCTGGCCCTCGAGGCGGCGGCGGTGGGGCGAAGTGAGCACACCTGCGCCAAGTTCCCCTCGTGCTCCAAGGCCCACAAGTACTCGAAGGACGTCAACAGCGGGGGCGGGAACGACACGCAGGAGCGCGGGGAGGACGCCGGAGGACTCGTCGGGGATGCCCTTCGAGATATCCATTATAACGGGGTCGACTGA